The following are encoded in a window of Kitasatospora sp. NBC_01250 genomic DNA:
- a CDS encoding YcnI family copper-binding membrane protein, which translates to MTVTLKRRLAAATALAGAAVLLIAGPASAHVTVQPSSVAKDATDQTFAFRVPDEDDTASTVRVEVDFPLDHPIPSALVAPVPGWTDQIQTTKLATPIHTDDGDITDVVSQIVWTGGQIAPNHYQDFTVDFGALPDNTDQVVFKALQTYSNGNIVRWIDEQKPGQPEPDHPAPVLYLTSAPASSAPSAPSTAAKSSSDATARGLGIAGIVVGVLGAVAGAVLGRRGRGADGSGTSA; encoded by the coding sequence ATGACAGTCACCCTCAAGCGCCGCCTGGCCGCCGCGACCGCCCTGGCCGGCGCGGCCGTGCTGCTGATCGCCGGACCCGCCTCCGCGCACGTCACCGTGCAGCCCTCCAGCGTGGCCAAGGACGCCACCGACCAGACGTTCGCCTTCCGCGTGCCGGACGAGGACGACACCGCCAGTACGGTGCGGGTCGAGGTCGACTTCCCCCTCGACCACCCGATCCCGTCCGCCCTGGTGGCGCCGGTGCCCGGCTGGACCGACCAGATCCAGACCACCAAGCTCGCCACCCCGATCCACACCGACGACGGCGACATCACCGACGTGGTCTCGCAGATCGTCTGGACCGGCGGGCAGATCGCCCCGAACCACTACCAGGACTTCACCGTCGACTTCGGGGCCCTGCCGGACAACACCGACCAGGTCGTCTTCAAGGCCCTGCAGACCTACAGCAACGGAAACATCGTGCGGTGGATCGACGAGCAGAAGCCCGGCCAGCCCGAGCCGGACCACCCGGCGCCGGTGCTGTACCTCACCTCGGCGCCCGCCTCGTCCGCGCCGTCGGCGCCGAGCACGGCGGCGAAGAGCAGCAGCGACGCCACGGCCCGCGGTCTGGGGATCGCCGGCATCGTCGTCGGCGTGCTCGGCGCGGTGGCCGGCGCGGTGCTCGGCCGCCGTGGCCGGGGCGCCGACGGTTCCGGCACCTCCGCCTGA
- a CDS encoding YhjD/YihY/BrkB family envelope integrity protein, translating to MAFAALFFVTLVPLLVVVAAAFPSRGSGIADWINDGLALSGRSAKAVGELFASRSEVLNTTTALSLAALAVFGISLMAAVQRTYERIWNLRPGAWHAVWRQVLGLAGLIAVILLTTWRGALPHEATASTALRAGLSVCGGVLYFWWLQHLLLASRIAWSALFPGAVATVAAFAGLRVFSQLVFAPLIVSNAVSYGAVGSVLIVQSWLIGVGYTVYAGAMVGRVSRDDRSPEDRPTEGETYEDP from the coding sequence ATGGCCTTCGCCGCGCTGTTCTTCGTCACGCTCGTTCCGCTGCTGGTGGTGGTCGCCGCGGCCTTTCCGAGCCGGGGCAGCGGGATCGCGGACTGGATCAACGACGGCCTCGCGCTGTCCGGCCGGTCGGCCAAGGCGGTCGGCGAGCTGTTCGCCTCCCGCAGCGAGGTGCTCAACACCACCACCGCGCTGAGCCTGGCCGCGCTCGCCGTCTTCGGCATCTCGCTGATGGCCGCCGTCCAGCGGACCTACGAGCGGATCTGGAACCTGCGCCCCGGCGCCTGGCACGCCGTGTGGCGCCAGGTGCTCGGGCTGGCCGGACTGATCGCCGTCATCCTGCTGACCACCTGGCGGGGCGCGCTCCCGCACGAGGCCACCGCGTCCACCGCGCTGCGGGCCGGCCTGAGCGTCTGCGGCGGAGTGCTCTACTTCTGGTGGCTGCAGCACCTGCTGCTCGCCTCCCGGATCGCCTGGTCGGCCCTGTTCCCCGGAGCGGTCGCGACGGTGGCGGCCTTCGCCGGGCTCCGCGTCTTCTCCCAGCTGGTCTTCGCACCGCTGATCGTCTCCAACGCGGTCTCCTACGGCGCGGTGGGGTCCGTGCTGATCGTGCAGTCCTGGCTGATCGGCGTCGGCTACACCGTGTACGCCGGTGCGATGGTCGGCCGGGTCAGCCGCGACGACCGCTCGCCCGAGGACCGGCCGACCGAGGGTGAGACGTACGAGGACCCGTGA
- a CDS encoding excinuclease ABC subunit UvrA has protein sequence METKRDKQPAAPHSADRHDLIRVHGARVNNLKDVSLELPKRRLTVFTGVSGSGKSSLVFETIAAESQRLINETYSAFVQGFMPTLARPEVDVLDGLTTAIIVDQQRLGADPRSTVGTATDANAMLRILFSRLGRPHIGPPSAYAFNVPSVQASGAITVARGAATKAVKATFNRTGGMCPRCEGRGSVTDIDLTQLYDDSKSLAEGAFTIPGWKSDSFWTVRVYAESGLLDPNKPIRRFTKKEMHDFLYREPTKVKVEGVNLTYEGLIPKLQKSMLAKDKEALQPHIRAFVERAVTFTTCPECEGTRLSEGARSSKIKGLSIADACAMQISDLAAWVRGLREPSVAPLLTALGQTLESFAEIGLGYLALDRPAGTLSGGEAQRVKMIRHLGSSLTDVTYVFDEPTTGLHPHDIQRMNNLLLRLRDKGNTVLVVEHKPEVIAIADHVVDLGPGAGTGGGTLCFEGTVAGLRASGTVTGRHLDDRAALKESVRTPTGKLPIRGASANNLQDVDVDIPLGVLAVVTGVAGSGKSSLVHGSLPGSSGAGDPEVVSIDQSAIRGSRRSNPATYTGLLDPIRKAFAKANGVKPALFSANSEGACPTCNGAGVVYTDLAMMAGVASTCEECEGRRFDASVLEYHLGGRDISEVLAMSVTEAEEFFGTGEARTPAAHAILTRLADVGLGYLSLGQPLTTLSGGERQRLKLATHMTDKGGVYVLDEPTTGLHLADVEQLLGLLDRLVDSGKSVIVIEHHQAVMAHADWIIDLGPGAGHDGGRIVFEGTPAELVAARSTLTGEHLAAYVGA, from the coding sequence ATGGAGACCAAGCGTGACAAGCAGCCGGCCGCACCGCACAGCGCCGACCGCCACGATCTGATCCGCGTGCACGGCGCGCGGGTGAACAACCTCAAGGACGTCAGCCTCGAACTGCCCAAGCGCCGGCTGACGGTGTTCACCGGGGTCTCCGGATCGGGCAAGAGCTCGCTGGTGTTCGAGACCATCGCCGCCGAGTCGCAGCGGCTGATCAACGAGACCTACAGCGCCTTCGTGCAGGGCTTCATGCCGACGCTGGCCCGGCCCGAGGTCGACGTCCTCGACGGGCTGACCACCGCGATCATCGTCGACCAGCAGCGCCTGGGCGCCGACCCCCGCTCCACGGTCGGCACCGCCACCGACGCCAACGCGATGCTGCGCATCCTGTTCAGCCGCCTCGGGCGCCCGCACATCGGCCCGCCCAGCGCGTACGCCTTCAACGTCCCCTCGGTACAGGCCAGCGGTGCGATCACGGTGGCACGGGGCGCCGCCACGAAGGCCGTGAAGGCGACCTTCAACCGCACCGGCGGCATGTGCCCGCGCTGCGAGGGCCGCGGCTCGGTCACCGACATCGACCTCACCCAGCTCTACGACGACTCCAAGTCGCTCGCCGAGGGCGCCTTCACCATCCCCGGCTGGAAGTCGGACAGCTTCTGGACCGTGCGGGTCTACGCCGAGTCGGGCCTGCTCGACCCGAACAAGCCGATCCGCAGGTTCACCAAGAAGGAGATGCACGACTTCCTCTATCGGGAGCCGACCAAGGTGAAGGTCGAGGGCGTCAACCTCACCTACGAGGGGCTGATCCCCAAGCTGCAGAAGTCGATGCTCGCCAAGGACAAGGAGGCGCTGCAGCCGCACATCCGCGCCTTCGTCGAGCGGGCGGTCACCTTCACCACCTGCCCCGAGTGCGAGGGCACCCGGCTCAGCGAGGGGGCCCGGTCCTCGAAGATCAAGGGCCTCAGCATCGCCGACGCCTGCGCCATGCAGATCAGCGACCTGGCCGCCTGGGTGCGCGGTCTGCGGGAGCCCTCGGTGGCGCCGCTGCTCACGGCGCTCGGGCAGACCCTGGAGTCGTTCGCCGAGATCGGGCTGGGCTACCTCGCGCTCGACCGGCCCGCGGGCACGCTGTCCGGCGGCGAGGCGCAGCGCGTCAAGATGATCCGCCACCTCGGCTCCTCGCTCACCGACGTCACCTACGTCTTCGACGAGCCCACCACGGGCCTGCACCCCCATGACATCCAGCGGATGAACAACCTGCTGCTGCGGTTGCGGGACAAGGGCAACACGGTGCTGGTGGTGGAGCACAAGCCCGAGGTGATCGCGATCGCCGACCACGTCGTCGACCTCGGCCCGGGCGCCGGAACGGGCGGCGGCACCCTCTGCTTCGAGGGCACCGTGGCGGGGCTGCGGGCCAGCGGCACCGTCACCGGACGCCACCTCGACGACCGGGCCGCCCTCAAGGAGAGCGTGCGCACGCCCACGGGCAAGCTGCCGATCCGCGGCGCGTCGGCCAACAACCTGCAGGACGTCGACGTGGACATCCCGCTCGGGGTGCTGGCCGTGGTCACCGGCGTCGCGGGCTCCGGCAAGAGCTCGCTGGTGCACGGCTCGCTGCCCGGATCGTCGGGGGCCGGCGACCCGGAGGTGGTCTCGATCGACCAGAGCGCGATCCGCGGCTCGCGGCGCAGCAACCCGGCCACCTACACCGGGCTGCTCGACCCGATCCGCAAGGCCTTCGCCAAGGCCAACGGCGTCAAGCCGGCCCTGTTCAGCGCCAACTCCGAGGGCGCCTGCCCCACCTGCAACGGCGCCGGCGTCGTCTACACCGACCTGGCGATGATGGCGGGCGTGGCCAGCACCTGCGAGGAGTGCGAGGGCCGCCGGTTCGACGCCTCGGTGCTGGAGTACCACCTCGGCGGGCGCGACATCAGCGAGGTGCTCGCGATGTCGGTGACCGAGGCCGAGGAGTTCTTCGGCACGGGCGAGGCCCGCACGCCGGCCGCGCACGCGATCCTCACCCGGCTCGCCGACGTCGGCCTCGGCTACCTCAGCCTGGGCCAGCCGCTCACCACGCTCTCCGGCGGCGAGCGCCAGCGCCTCAAGCTGGCCACCCACATGACGGACAAGGGCGGCGTCTACGTCCTCGACGAGCCGACCACCGGGCTGCACCTCGCCGACGTCGAGCAGCTGCTCGGCCTGCTCGACCGCCTGGTCGACTCCGGCAAGTCGGTGATCGTCATCGAGCACCACCAGGCGGTCATGGCGCACGCCGACTGGATCATCGACCTCGGCCCGGGCGCGGGCCACGACGGCGGCCGGATCGTCTTCGAGGGCACCCCCGCCGAGCTGGTCGCCGCCCGCTCGACCCTCACCGGCGAGCACCTGGCGGCCTACGTCGGCGCCTGA
- a CDS encoding ferritin-like domain-containing protein, which produces MIEPVDSTDGRRVPSLGRRGFLKSAAAATVGPAVAAGPAQARAEQGRGAVARLLAVPRDRRDEDWIRRALQIAVELELATIPPYLCAWWSIEDRDCEPAALIKGIVCDEMFHMGSACNLLVAVGGTPRIADAVPGYPGPLPGGVRGGLTVYLSGLTKEYVREVLMGIETPESPLARQSGPPTIGAFYTALLTAFQDVRPALAPDRQLELRIGPDTLTPVTSLDDVEQSIETIREQGEGTSATPEAPSAQDAPAHYYAFGEIYHERRLQQVGGAWEFSGEAVPFPQTRPMGVVPAGGWPSPAAEVQDLLQQFDDTFSDVLQGLQDAWANGDSDALDGAVGAMLALEKPALALMDIPLPDGSGRYGPQFRPRAATSD; this is translated from the coding sequence GTGATCGAACCGGTTGACAGCACCGACGGTCGGCGGGTGCCCTCGCTCGGGCGCCGGGGGTTCCTCAAGTCGGCCGCGGCGGCCACGGTGGGCCCGGCCGTCGCGGCGGGCCCCGCGCAGGCCCGGGCGGAGCAGGGCCGCGGGGCCGTCGCCAGGCTGCTCGCGGTGCCCCGCGACCGCCGTGACGAGGACTGGATCCGCCGGGCGCTGCAGATCGCCGTCGAGCTGGAGCTGGCGACGATCCCGCCCTACCTGTGCGCCTGGTGGTCCATCGAGGACCGCGACTGCGAGCCCGCCGCACTCATCAAGGGCATCGTCTGCGACGAGATGTTCCACATGGGGTCGGCCTGCAACCTGCTCGTGGCGGTCGGCGGCACCCCGCGGATCGCCGACGCCGTCCCCGGCTACCCCGGACCGCTGCCCGGCGGCGTGCGCGGCGGGCTGACCGTGTACCTCTCCGGGCTCACCAAGGAGTACGTGCGCGAGGTCCTGATGGGCATCGAGACTCCCGAGAGCCCGCTCGCCCGGCAGTCCGGTCCGCCGACCATCGGCGCGTTCTACACCGCGCTCCTGACCGCGTTCCAGGACGTCCGCCCCGCCCTCGCGCCGGACCGCCAGCTCGAGCTGCGGATCGGCCCGGACACCCTGACACCGGTGACGAGCCTCGACGACGTCGAGCAGTCGATCGAGACCATCAGGGAGCAGGGCGAGGGCACCTCGGCCACGCCGGAGGCACCGTCCGCCCAGGACGCGCCGGCGCACTACTACGCGTTCGGCGAGATCTACCACGAACGGCGGCTGCAGCAGGTCGGCGGGGCCTGGGAGTTCAGCGGCGAAGCGGTCCCGTTCCCGCAGACCCGTCCGATGGGCGTCGTCCCGGCGGGCGGCTGGCCCTCGCCTGCCGCCGAGGTCCAGGATCTGCTGCAGCAGTTCGACGACACGTTCTCCGACGTGCTGCAGGGTCTCCAGGACGCCTGGGCCAATGGTGACTCCGATGCCCTGGACGGCGCGGTGGGCGCGATGCTGGCACTGGAGAAGCCGGCCCTCGCGCTCATGGACATCCCGCTGCCCGACGGCTCCGGCCGCTACGGTCCGCAGTTCCGCCCCCGGGCCGCCACGTCCGACTGA